The Flammeovirga yaeyamensis genome segment ATGTACTGAGCAATTGTTGTTGAAGCACCAATTCGAATAGTTCCCCCAATATTTTCTTTTAAGGAGTCGATATCAAAATGTAATTGTCGCTCTAAACTGAAGATTTTATCACAATATTGTTTTAGAATTTCACCTGCAGAGGTAAGTTGAATCAACATTCCTTTTCTTTCCAATAAAGGAAGACCATATTCTTCCTCCAATGCTCTGACATGTTTTGTTACCGCAGGCTGAGAGATATGTAACGACTCAGCAGCTTTTGTAAAGCTTTGCCTTTGAACAACTTCCGAGAAAACATGTAAGCGAAAATGTGATTTCATGAATTGATATTGATCTTAAAAATTTGTATTTTTGATTAGCTTAAAAAAATGACGATCACTCGTAGAAAATCAAGATAATAAAATTGAACGTATTAATGTACTGTTTTATTTATTCAACATCAAGTGATACGATTAAATCAAGACTTGTAAAACCAATTAGCAAGTTGCTGAGCAAATAACACATTAACACTGTCCTAATAACTATCAAATATGACACTATCAGATGAGAACCCAATGAAGACTGTCTTTATATATGACAGCACAAGTACAAGCCAAGTAGTTTTACTAGCAGAGGTAAAAACAAAAACAAAAGTAAAAACGGTGGTGCTAAACCATTCCAACTTAACAGTAAAATTACTAAACGAACTTGTCAGAAAAATGCAATCCGGTGCAGCATGTATGCTGATTAACGAGAACTCACCATGGTATAGATGTTTTAGTAACGACATCAACGAAATGAGTGAATCGGTACTGATACAAACCCTAACAGAGTATCCTTCTCTTCTAAAAACACCCATTGTGGTACACGAAGATGAAGTATTAATTGATCCTACCATAGAACATATTTTTGATGTTTATGAGGATATGTATGTATAAAATTGTATCTATGGAGAAATAATTCTCCTATGCACGTACCTTTTTTAACTTTAGAATCACAACAAAAGAAAATCCGCTCGGAAGTAGTCCAGAAATTTACTCAAGTATATGATAAAGGAAATTATATAATGGGTGAAGAATTGACCACTTTCGAGCTTTCTTATGCCCAATTTTCGGGCACAAATTATTGTATTGGCGTAGGAAATGGATACGATGCACTTAAAATTTCATTGTTGGCACTTGATATAAAAGAGGGAGATGAAGTGATTCTACCTGCTTATTCCTTTTACGCCACTTTATTATCGATTCTAGAAGTGAAAGCCATTCCCGTTTTTGTAGATATTGATAAAAAAGATGGGTTGATGGATTTGCATCAATTAGAATCAAAGATGACGAGTAAAACTAAAGCCATCATTGCAGTACATCTATATGGGCATATGGTCAATATGGATCAACTACTTGATGTTGTCAATAAACATCAGTTGTTCCTAATAGAAGACAATGCTCAGGCACAAGGGGCAGAGTGGAGAAACAAAAGATCAGGTAGTTTTGGACATGTAAACGCCACAAGTTTTTATCCGGGAAAAAACCTTGGTGCATTAGGAGATGCTGGAGCGATTACAACGAATGACGAAGACTTGTATAAAAAATGTTTGTCGATAAGAAACTACGGGTCAACGGTTAAATATGTACACAATACCGTAGGTGTCAATTCTCGTTTGGATGAGTTGCAAGCTGGATTCCTTAATATTAAGCTTAAATACCTGGAAAAGTGGAATTTAGAGCGTCAGAACATAGTGGATATGTATTCTGAATTACTTAAAAATGTACGGGATATTTTTCACTTTAGAGCTAAAGATGTATGCTTGCCCGCAAATCACTTATTTACAATTCACACTAAGAAAAGGGAGAAGTTAAAAGAATTTTTAAAAGAAAAAGGAGTGGGTACATTAATCCATTATCCGATACCTTTACATCTTCAGGAAGGAGTAAACTATTTAGGATATAAAAAAGGCGACTTCCCCATTGCTGAAGAAATCGCCTCTATTACTTTGAGTCTTCCTTTATTTATTGGTATGACCAACGAACAAGTGAAATATGTCTGTGATCAGATCAAATTATTTTTTGATGTTACTGATTAAAATCTTTTACCAAAAGTAACACCCAAACTCCAAGAGTCATATACTTGCTCTTTGATGTCGTATTGTAAAGTTGGCGCAATTTCCCATTCACCAGGTAATTCAAACTCTTTTTCAACGACAACTTTACCCACAAAGAAGTTCTTGTTCTTTTCTAATTCTAAACCAGGACCAACACCTATATTCCATCCTTTAATTGGAGAATAATAGAGAACCACAGCCCCAACATAGGCAAACTCTCTTTCTAAATGTTCCGCCTCTTTGGCTTCGCCACCATGATGACCTCCTGTTGCAGGTTCTACCTCCACAACATATTGTGCCATCTCAAGATCGTTTACAATCCCAATAGAAAATTTCTTATTTAAGCGGTAAGAATAGTCAAATCCAATAGTAGGTACGATTAGCGCATCATGATTTATTGCTTGTGGGATAGCAGTATACCCCATGTAAAAACTTACTTTACTTCTACATTTTTTCTCGTGATGTTGTTCTGCTTCATGATGCTCTTGTGCATATGATGGTAGTTGAACCAACATCATAAAGCCAGCAAGGAGGCTAATCAAGTTTATCTTTTTCATAATCAGTTTAGTTTAAAATAACACACTACACATCTTCGCAAAGTCGCTATTTTTAAGGATATTTTAAGTGAATGAAAATGAATGAATGTTATAAAATTGAAATAAATTGAATACGTATTATCGTTCAAATAGAACGGAAGATGCTGCCTAATTGTACCTTTTTGACATAAAAAAGCCACTTGTAGTGAATACAAGTGGCTTTATATTTAATTTAAAAATTGATTAAATCAATTTTCTAATCTCCATAATAATGCACTGACCTGGCTGTAATTTACCAGACACCCAGTTATCGACGAATTCATATTCTTTTTGCTCAGCAAAATCCCAATACTTACCGTTGTTTGTACCAGGAATATTTAAATAGAAATCTTGTTCGTTTTTATAATCTGTATTGGCAACCACCAAAACAGTATGTTCAGGATGCCATGGGTCGAAACGTTCAAAACCAATTACACTTTCGTAAGAAGTATCTGGATAGTGTATGGTCATCGAGTTTTCATTACCTCTCAGGTGTTCACTATTCAGCATCCAACCGAAACGATCATAAATAGAGTTGATGTACTTAATATGACCAATAAGGTTGTGATCGTTGTTCCATCTTAAGGCAGATTTAAAGAACAACGGTAAACGTTGGTTACTGTAGTAATCTGTTTCCGACTGAAGGAAATTCAAACCTGTATTTACAGGCCACTCTTCCAACAATTCGAATCCTTGATGAATAAACGGAATAGAGTTAGGTAAGAACTTGTTCAATACATAACTTACTCGAGAGTGAGGTTCACCACCTCTCATCATAGCACGTGGAGTGTTATGAGTTTCTGGCGTTCCGTAATATGGTAGTGCAAGGTAATCGTTAGAATCTTGTACAATTCTTTGGATACCTGCTCTCTTTTCTCTTGAAGTAACCCTCCATTCGTGACCCAATACCGCATTAAATCCGGCATCTCTACTTTTCTGAGTAACATCAAAGTTTTCCTCGCAGAAAGCAAAGTCATTATCGTTTTGTCTTGCCTTGTTGATGATCTCTTCCATTAATGGTTGAGGTAAGGCGTGACCCATATCGATCATTACACCATCAATACCAAATTGTTGGTAATGAGGAATAACACCACTAATCTTATCCCATAGCGGGCGATTTACATGGTTAGGTTGTGCCAATTCAGGATTATAGTAGCGTATGGTATCATAAGCGATATAATTATAATCGTTTGGCTGATGATCGTACGGGAAGTCATACATCCTTAGGTAAGTAACATCCGACCATGCTGGCTGAATATCATCAGGTGGCCAGTCCGCAAACGCACCAGGGATAATTAACTCACCTTCATCTGTATAAGCGACAAACTTGCCATTTTCGACTTTGATTTGTTCTGGACGAGGTGGTTTTTTAAATAACGATCTATATTCTTGACTAGGGGCAAAATGGAATCCTCCACCCTTAGGAATTTTCTTAATTTCAGCGAGTTCGTTAGCAGGGAACTCTGGAGAATGATATTCGTGTGCACGGTTTCTATCGATCCAATAGAACCACTCAGGATTTGTAGTCACCCAATCTCCACCAAGAGACGAAGTTCTAAGTACAAATTCCATAATCACACGCATTCCCATCATGTGAGCCGCTTCAACAAATGCCTCAAATTGTTCCTCAACAGTAAAAGGAATCAAAGGATCTGCCAAATTAGGATCTATCTGATACTGATCTTTGATAGCATATGGAGAACCAAGGTCACCACGGTTGCCATCTTCACCTATACTTGTAATAGGTAACATATAGACCGTATCACAGCCTAAGTTTTTGATATATTTTAATAAAGTGATACACTTTAAGAGCGTACCTGTTTCTCTAAAACCGTTGTCGCTAGAAGTAATATCCATACGATGTCCAGAACCTACATGACCATCATTATCATGATCATAAGCAGTGGTTAATCGAGGAAATAAGTTATAGAAACTTGAGAAATAGGTCCAATCGCCTCCGTTGCCATGAACTTGGCTTCTAAGTTTAGATAATGAATGATTATAATTTACATTACTATCAGTTGGGGAGGTTATTTCTTTAATAGCGTTTTTAAAGAATGTCATTGGGTTGGTTTCTACTGGAGTAGATGCACCTTGTTCTTGACCAAGCCACAATGAAGGAACAAAATAGCTTCTTGTTTCTTTAGCTTCATTTGCTTCTAAGTACTCAAGAATTTTGAGCAATTTAGATTCTTTTTTCATACTTACTTTACAAGACGTTTATAAAAGGGAGTCGAACTTATCAACTTAACTTAGGTTTAAAATACGATCTTTTTATTGAATAAGATACCCAATTTTATAATGTTTTTGTTAACATTTGATTGCAACGCGTTTCGATACTAAAAAATATTTATAATTTTATGTTCACTAGTATTATACTGTTTGTATAATGTTTTTTTTCTACTTTTGTGTAGTCAAAATTTTGGATATAAATATAGAGAAGTATCAACTTATGTGATCTACGAATTTCTCTTTTCACTGAATCAGAAACGTCGTATTCATAAACGATTAAATGTGTAGGAATTATCAATCATTAAACTTTACTAAAATATTAACCTATTATGTTGAATTGGTTTATTAGATTAATAATTTTGTGGGTCATGTAATGATGAGTAAAATTATACTTCTTGATTAAATTTTTTGTAGTATTTTAAATTGAGTCCACAAGCCAGATCTATATGGAGTGTTATCGCTTTAACCACCTTTAGTTTTTTGATTATTGGGTTTAAAGTGTTTGAGAACGGAGGTAGTCAGTCTAAAAAGCTTGCTTTTGAAGTAACAAAAGAAAGAGCAGTTAGATATGGCGAATCTATCGAATCCCGTCTTCAAACATTATTATCCGAAATGAGACTGATGGGTAATACCATGCAAATTATTGGTGAGAAGAAGGTAGAGACCGATAATATCATGTTAGGCTTACTTGATAATACTATCTCGCATTACAGCAATATCGAATATTTATGGTTGGTTTTATTAGACAGCAATAATTCCGACTCTACCATATACAATCCTATTTTTTACGATAAAGAAACGATTGATGCCAAGGATCCTAATAAGGTAAATCATGAAATCGTTTTGGAAGAAATGGATTGGAACAACTTCTTTTTGAAGAAGAGAATTCTTTCTTCGAGTGAGTCGTTTGTGACTTTACCTAAGCACATCAAAAAAAGTAAAGAAAAGAATGCATTTGCAGTACATGTGGTATTGCCTATTTTTGATGATAACCAAAAAATAGTGGGTGCTGTTGGAACTGCTATTCGTCTAAAATTCTTTCAAAATTTTATTAGTGAAAACGATCAAAAAGATAACCGTTATATGTGCATTGCGGCACCAAACGGTCAGATTGTTGGATCGATGGACCCGAAAGATATTGGACAAAATGATGGTATCCCTCCTTATTTATTTGCTTCTCTAAGGAATGATCAGAAAGTATCTAGAATCGTTGAGAGTGAAAATGGAGATGACAGCTATTATGAAATGCTTTTTCCTATAAAAATTCAAGGGATGACAGAACCTTGGGTAATTACTACTCGAGTACCATTGAGTACGGTATTGAAAAGCTCAATTCAATCGAGAAACTTTACTTTGGCTTTAGTTTTCTTACTATGGGTAATTATTACCACTTCATTAGGCTTTATGTCAACTAAGTGGAAAAATGAATTGAAGCAGAGAAAAATTGTAGCGGAGGAATATAAAAAGATCAACGAACTCCTTCGAAATATTTTAGACAACTCGGATCATATCATGATGTATACCCTAGATCGTGATAAACGATTGTTGAGTTGGAATAATAAGTTTATGAAAATCACCGAAATGCTTACAGGTAAAAGATTGCAGAAGGGTGATTATCTGATGGACATATATGAAGAAATCAGAGAAGATAATAAACATATCTTCTTAGATGATTATTTCGATAGATGTATTCGCGGGGAAGATCTAGTGGTTGTCGATCAGTTTAAGGGGTATTATTTCGAACAGTTCTTTAATCCATTTAGAAATACGCAAGGAAGTATTATTGGGGTAACCAGTTTCTTAGTAGACGTTACTGAACTTAAGGATGCTCAAAAGCAATTAGAAGTACATAAAAACCATCTAGAGTTATTGGTAGAGAAACGTACGAAGCATATCGAAAGACAAAATGATGCTTTACGTACGCAATCTGATAAACTAAGAATTGCACACGACGAAATTCGTGAACGAAACCACGAAATTCAAAGTAAAAACGAGGCACTAAGTAATTCACTTCAAGAGACGGAATCAACTTTATTGAAGTTGAAAGAAATGCAGGATCAGTTAGTAAGTTCCGAAAAATTAGCATCTATTGGTCAGTTAACCGCAGGCATCGCTCATGAGATTAATAACCCAATTAATTTCGTAGC includes the following:
- a CDS encoding ATP-binding protein; the protein is MSPQARSIWSVIALTTFSFLIIGFKVFENGGSQSKKLAFEVTKERAVRYGESIESRLQTLLSEMRLMGNTMQIIGEKKVETDNIMLGLLDNTISHYSNIEYLWLVLLDSNNSDSTIYNPIFYDKETIDAKDPNKVNHEIVLEEMDWNNFFLKKRILSSSESFVTLPKHIKKSKEKNAFAVHVVLPIFDDNQKIVGAVGTAIRLKFFQNFISENDQKDNRYMCIAAPNGQIVGSMDPKDIGQNDGIPPYLFASLRNDQKVSRIVESENGDDSYYEMLFPIKIQGMTEPWVITTRVPLSTVLKSSIQSRNFTLALVFLLWVIITTSLGFMSTKWKNELKQRKIVAEEYKKINELLRNILDNSDHIMMYTLDRDKRLLSWNNKFMKITEMLTGKRLQKGDYLMDIYEEIREDNKHIFLDDYFDRCIRGEDLVVVDQFKGYYFEQFFNPFRNTQGSIIGVTSFLVDVTELKDAQKQLEVHKNHLELLVEKRTKHIERQNDALRTQSDKLRIAHDEIRERNHEIQSKNEALSNSLQETESTLLKLKEMQDQLVSSEKLASIGQLTAGIAHEINNPINFVANNVMPLKDDIEDLTVAFKELTKHVEENVVEEIEEEYEISFVIDEINDLLKGIEEGANRTTQIVMDLKTFARMDSAHFVEANLEEGIDTSLGLLNNKLKNRVEVHKEYEGIPLVNCNESKVNQVFMNILNNAEQAIEGEGNLYIKTWSKNDFVYIRIKDDGKGMDQETINKIFDPFFTTKPVGLGTGLGMSISFGIIQDHNGDIKVTSAVGKGTSFTISLPIKRSHNLEEVQ
- a CDS encoding arsenate reductase family protein, which produces MTLSDENPMKTVFIYDSTSTSQVVLLAEVKTKTKVKTVVLNHSNLTVKLLNELVRKMQSGAACMLINENSPWYRCFSNDINEMSESVLIQTLTEYPSLLKTPIVVHEDEVLIDPTIEHIFDVYEDMYV
- a CDS encoding DegT/DnrJ/EryC1/StrS family aminotransferase, encoding MHVPFLTLESQQKKIRSEVVQKFTQVYDKGNYIMGEELTTFELSYAQFSGTNYCIGVGNGYDALKISLLALDIKEGDEVILPAYSFYATLLSILEVKAIPVFVDIDKKDGLMDLHQLESKMTSKTKAIIAVHLYGHMVNMDQLLDVVNKHQLFLIEDNAQAQGAEWRNKRSGSFGHVNATSFYPGKNLGALGDAGAITTNDEDLYKKCLSIRNYGSTVKYVHNTVGVNSRLDELQAGFLNIKLKYLEKWNLERQNIVDMYSELLKNVRDIFHFRAKDVCLPANHLFTIHTKKREKLKEFLKEKGVGTLIHYPIPLHLQEGVNYLGYKKGDFPIAEEIASITLSLPLFIGMTNEQVKYVCDQIKLFFDVTD
- a CDS encoding alpha-amylase family glycosyl hydrolase, whose translation is MKKESKLLKILEYLEANEAKETRSYFVPSLWLGQEQGASTPVETNPMTFFKNAIKEITSPTDSNVNYNHSLSKLRSQVHGNGGDWTYFSSFYNLFPRLTTAYDHDNDGHVGSGHRMDITSSDNGFRETGTLLKCITLLKYIKNLGCDTVYMLPITSIGEDGNRGDLGSPYAIKDQYQIDPNLADPLIPFTVEEQFEAFVEAAHMMGMRVIMEFVLRTSSLGGDWVTTNPEWFYWIDRNRAHEYHSPEFPANELAEIKKIPKGGGFHFAPSQEYRSLFKKPPRPEQIKVENGKFVAYTDEGELIIPGAFADWPPDDIQPAWSDVTYLRMYDFPYDHQPNDYNYIAYDTIRYYNPELAQPNHVNRPLWDKISGVIPHYQQFGIDGVMIDMGHALPQPLMEEIINKARQNDNDFAFCEENFDVTQKSRDAGFNAVLGHEWRVTSREKRAGIQRIVQDSNDYLALPYYGTPETHNTPRAMMRGGEPHSRVSYVLNKFLPNSIPFIHQGFELLEEWPVNTGLNFLQSETDYYSNQRLPLFFKSALRWNNDHNLIGHIKYINSIYDRFGWMLNSEHLRGNENSMTIHYPDTSYESVIGFERFDPWHPEHTVLVVANTDYKNEQDFYLNIPGTNNGKYWDFAEQKEYEFVDNWVSGKLQPGQCIIMEIRKLI